The Antechinus flavipes isolate AdamAnt ecotype Samford, QLD, Australia chromosome 4, AdamAnt_v2, whole genome shotgun sequence genomic interval AGGTTGGAGAGGGCACCTATCTGGGCGGGAATGTAGGCGATGTGATTGTGCCACAGTTTTAAGCTCGAAAGGTTCTGGAGATGCTGGAAGCTGATGATCTCTTCGATGGTTTtgagattgttttcttttaagtttaattcaTGCAGATGGATGAGGCTGAAAATGGAGTGAGGAATacgctctaaatcacaattgatgaGCTCCAGGCTTTTCAGATTTACCATCTTTTTCAAATTATTCAACACCACCAGTTTGTTTCCCTCGTTATCGAGGGACAACTTCTGCAGTGCCGGCAGCGTATCGGTGATCACCTGGGGGATCCGGGAGAGAGTGCTCTTTAAGTACAGTGTCCTCAGGTTCCTGAGGTCCTGAAAGCCTGGAGCGGGGCTCTGTACCGCACTCAAGGTGCTCAGGGTGTCAGATATAATGTAGCCGGACAGATAAAGCTCCTTGAGGTTTTTTAGGTGAAATATCCAACGGGGAATCTTGCCCCTCTCCGTAAATTTCAGGCGGAGTATTTTCAAATTGTCCTCCAGGAAGTTCAGTGCGGGGCGGTCCACCAGGAGGGAGGAATGATAAAGATTCAGCTCTCTGAGGTTGACGAGTGTAGAGATGGCGGGGGGCAGCTTGACCTCAGGGATCAGCTCAAGAGTGAGCACCTCTATCTCAGTCAGCTCAAAGACATTATCTGGGAGCCCATTCAGCATAAAGAGATGGAGTTCCACTTTGTCCTGGCAATTTTTCACCAGCTTGTTTTTGAGCTTCTCCATCGTCCATTCGTTATTGAGGTTGATCTGTTTCAGCTTGTTCTCGCTCACCTCtgagagaaatatggagaagCGCTTGGAGTAGAGAGGATCGTACTGGTCCGCGAGGTGAAGGATGAACGCGAAATCATTCTTGACATCGGGGATGTCGCTGTAGTTGCTTTTCTCTCTCAACGCCTCGAAGGAGTATTCCTTCAGGGAACTCCTCAGCATCCACCACAAGCTGTACGAAGAGGTGAGGCCGTAGAATAGAACCATAATCACATAAAACGAAGCGAGTACCTGAAATATCTCTGCTAAGGCATAGACGCAGTGGTAGCGTTTATATCCTGTGAAGGCCTGCATGTCAATGGGGCAGTCGATTTCTAGGGTGATATAGGTCAAAAAATATGGGACATAAGCTAtgataatgagaaataaaatgactttgatTATGATCTGCTTCATGTACACTCTGTAGATGACATCCTTCTGCTCCACATGCAATCgaaatctttttactttttcaaagatGGCTTTCGCTTGCTCCCCTTCTTTTTTGTCCAGGACGCTGGAGGTTGGGCTTTCGAGACCGGTCTCCATGTTTGGCTGCCCGATGTGTAACGACTGCTTGCTAGCACTGATGTTGGTAGATAAGCCGGAGGGTGAAAAAAGAACTCTGGACTTTCTGAGGGGGACAGTTACAGACTGTTCAGCTACGGTTTCTGACAGGGCGCGAGTGGTCCAGGGAGAATCAAAACACTTATGGAGGATGGAGACGAAATGCTCGATTCGAGAACTGGTGCTGGGGTAGTGAAGCCAGAAGTTACTGCACGCGGCGAAGATGAGGGTGTGCAAGAGCACCAGGTAAGGGAAGAACTTGGCGAACCAATGGAGCTGCTTTTCGTAGCACACCGCGTCAATATAGGCGTATTGCTGCTTGTGAAGGTCGTTCTGGATCCGGATGGGTGGCGTCACTTGGGACACAGAATTCGAGGGGGTGCTGTTGAGTTTAAACATATCCAAAGGCACTACACAACGATCGTTGAGTTCTACTTTACAAGGAAGACAGCACAAGATTTTGGTATCAGCAAGCTGGAGAGCTCCAGACAACACCGCCACCAGCAACATAATCAGGGTGAGATAGTACCAGAACACATCCCACCACGGTTTCAATATGTGACAGGATGACTGGGAGTCTGCTATATACTTGAGCTCTGATAGTGAGAGCATGGTGTTCACTTAGAAGGAGACAGCAACTggaaaagaatggcaaaaaaaaatcattcaagcAGGGATCCCCAATATCTGCTTCTAATCACATGACTCAATAGCTAGCATATACAGAGTCCTCGAAGGTTggctttagaaatattttcttactcgatcctcacaacaagctgattggtagatgctgttattatttccatttttcagatggagaaactgaggttgaatGAGGTTTAAtcatttgctcaaagtcacacatctagtaaatgttttaaagctgaatttgaactttctGAATCTAAATCCAGTAGTCTTATTCATTGTATCATTTACCTATCATTCTCATCGTCACATTTATATTGTGTTTGGAAGTTTAAAAAATGCACTCTAAAATATTATGACCTTTTATCCTCATatcaaccctgggaagtaggtgctattaccattccctcatttaacagatgaggaaactgaggcaggcattAAGTAAATTACCTCTCcacggtcacatagctagtaaatgttttgaggatgaatttgaactcaaagtctttgtgatttcaaatccagcagtctatccattgtgtcatccacctaccatcatcatcattgccaTCACTgatgatatcatcatcatcatcatcatcatcaccattatcatcatcacaatTATATAATGTTTGGAGGTTTAAAAAGATAATCCCAAAATAATATGATCTTTACCTCATAAGAagcctgggaggtaagtgctattagcACTCACttgctttacaaatgaggaaactgaggcaggcagaagttaatTAAATAACCTGTGCAGGATCACGCAGCTAATAAATTTTTTGAGAATGGTCTTCCTGGCTCCACGGCAAGGACACTCTATCTATTGCATCTTCTCCTTCTCTActtcttttcagttttgttttttcctgtaatgtctgactctttatgactccatttagcAGAGATATTAGGatggttttgtcatttccttctccagcccattttacagataagaaaattgagacaaacaggattaaatggctGGATCAAGctgacatagctaataagtgtcggaggccagatttgaactcagaaagaggagtcttcttgaggtccagcactctatccattttacCGCCTAGCTGTCCCACTACATCACTTACCTGCCTCTAAATAGAATCTTGGTGCCCAGAAGAGTGACAATGGGCAGACAAATAAGCTTCTTATCAAACATGCTACTTTCTTAAGCAGGAATAGGTTGAAGGCAGGTGGATGGGTTGACTGGTCAAACTTACCTGATTTTTATTGGGACTCTCTTAAGGCAGCCAAGTCCTTGAGAAGGAAGAGCACGGACTTGGTTTGGGGATCCTGGAACACAGCTTTCCTTCCTGCCTAAATCCACACCTAAGCTTCTGTGCAagcagggaagggaagagatgCCACTCAATAAAGAACCATTTACCCTCATCAAATTGTCTTCAAAATTGAGCTTCTAAAGAAACCCAAGCCAACCTTCTTTTAATTGACAGTGGGTGAATTGTTCTCAGAACATTTCCAGTCTACTTTCTCTTCCCCAAGGAATCTGAATAAAACCCTCAGAATTTGGAATTCATTCAACCCAGGGGATCTCCTTTGCCACACCAATACACAAAATccatggatagaattctgggagGGGGGGGTGTCTGtgttgaatgggaaaaaaacccATCACAATCGGTTTCTTTGATAATTCTATAGTTTTCATCttagatatttaaaaacatttttcatagaaGGGATTTGTAGGTTTCACAGGCTGTCAAAAGGTATTCAGGTcacaaaaatagttaaaaattcTAACTCTAGGAAGCTTCATCTGGGACTTATCAATGTACTTTTAGCACATGGTCTCATTTAAATTCCACTCAGGGAACATATCACAGTTTTATTCTCCTTTAAGCAAGCTCTCTTTGAACAATATGGTTCCACATCAGACTTCAGAGTCTTTGAAAGCTGGGTAACAACAGGGTCAGCCGCCAGGGTCAGAACTGCCCTGAACAAATAAATGGCCACATTCTGAGAAATGTCTCTCGTGCACAGAATTATCTGCAGCTTTGAAGATGAGACCATTGCTTCTGAGTCACAGATTATGACAAATGATTAAGTGCTTGGCACAGCTGGACCATGTTCTATTATTTAAGTGGTGTTTTCTCTTTAGGAAAACAACCTGAATTTTCCAGCCCCAAATTAGAAACCTTTTTGtccaatttcaaaaagaaaatgctcTCTTTCCCTTTACTTCTTCCCTAGCTCTGCTTTGCACTCATTACTAAACTCTTTCAAACTCATTAGTTCCTCAGGACAAAGACCACCGCTCACTGGCATGTGGCAAGACCAGTAAAGTGGAATATGGGATGACCGGTGACTAAGTCTAAACAGATAGCTCTAACTTGACCGAAGTCCTACAGAATGGATCAGTGGAAGATGTAGGCTTGGCAAGAACTCCCATCACAGCTGTGTTCTCAGAGGATGGGTAGTTAGAGAGGGACTGAGATTCACATCACAGGAAGGCACATTCCCATGGAGAAGAGCACAAATCCCTTGGAGTTCCAGACTACCATCATTGATGAAGGGCTAAAATAGTgctaacattttgtttttccttcttcgAAGATACTGAGGGACTGTCAGATGAGATTTAAAATGTACACAAGACTAAAGCAGGAACATCGCCAAGGCCCAAATATCCTAACTTGACATTAATCTATAGTAATACTGCCAGTAAGGCAAAAGCCTATAATGAGATAAGGCTTGTGAAAACAAGAAAAACGTAAAGAGAACTAAAAGGAGGAAATGTAAGTGAAAAGACTGATGTTCAGAGAAAATAGCATGCAGTATAGACAGAGAAAACAGGACACCACTAATGCTGCTCGTCTTcctcattgaagaaaatgactTTCCAAATTGgtctaggaagaaaagaaacaagtatgTCTTGAACACCTACTATAAGCCAGTACTGAGTTAAATTCTTTGGTCCTCATACTGACCTTGGGAAGCAGAcactactattatccccattttacagacaaggacaCTGAGGCAGAGAGTAGTTAAGTGAACTGCTCCGGGTCATACATAAATGtttaagtctggatttgaatccagctccagTGTTCCCCAATTATTAACATGAAATCGAAGCTGAAAAGTGGAGATTAAAGGGTAAGAGGGTGACCAGCCACATTAAAAATGTGTAAAGGTCTAATAACAGGTAGAATTTCtataaaagtttatatatattatatataccaaattatatatgtgcacacatacaagTGTGTACATGTGTTGTTTTAATAGCTTTAAACTGTcctaagatttttgggataccCTATATGATCTCAAGCCCAGATAATTTGGGAACAATTGGAAAGACATCTTCAAGTGTTTGAAGGTTTGTCTtctagaagagagattagatttattctgtttagCCTTACGCTATAGAACAAGATACAAGTAGAAGATGGAATTCCATGTAGGAGAAAAAAGTTGgttaatttacatattatatctTCCACCCACTGCCCAGATGATCTGGGAAAGATAGGAAAGACCTTTCCAATTGTTAGCACTCTTCACCTCCTCTTCATATttcttctctatgtattttactGTGCACATGCTGATGCCTCCCAAAGGAAGGTAAGATGCTTGAAGATGaaaaattacttcatattttatttgCTACCTGGTACTTAGGTGCTTAGGAAATACTTATGGAATCAGAGGGAAATTTTCTACCCCAATTATTTAAGTTTGGGGAAGCTGGTTGTCCTTAGGGGGCTCCTGGGCAATTGAGGTTTTCAAATCAACTGGCTGGGAGTGCAATGCAGATCCTTCCAATTCCTTAATACCCTGCACTATATCCTGAAAATGGGGCACAACAAAGCCGATCAGAAGATGCCATCAAGTAAGTACTGTTGGGGGAAATTAGAGAGAATGGGAAAGATGCTATTTTGTTGTTTAAATGAGGAAGataaataatattccagaaaTTTCAGAATGGTAGTTTTGAGAACCgcttctggggaaaaaaacctacaaggaaacaatAAGTTGATGGAGAACAGGATATGCCATATTAATACCACTGGTCCCTCCTCTAATGTGCTTATTTTTGTCATGGAGGTAACCTGCaatttagaaaagggaaaaggagagttcaGAAAACTTGAGAATGGCAATCTTGAGATCCACCTCTAGAAAAATTCCAGAAGAGGCTGGAACAGACTGACTACAAGACACCATGCTATGGCTTCTCAAAGCATGGAGTCTTAACTTAGGATTCTGAAAGGCTAATGCCTAGGAAGTTTCAGCAGGGAGAGCTCTTATGACTTTCTAATCTAGAACAGACTGTGTTTTGGCCACACTACTCTTGAAAGTCACTGAAAGTTTACAATCCTTACTTGGGGAGAGGAGACCCTGATTTTCAATTCTTCAAGATTGAGTGATTTTGAAAATGTGGGTATACTCCCTCTGCTAACACTGATCAAAACTACCTCTAAACTGGAAAATTGCAAGACTGTCAAAGATGCAGGATCTTGATTTAAACAAGATCTAGGAAAATGTCTTTCGTGGGGTCTTTgtgggaaaagatggaaaagtgTAGGGAAGAGAAGGCAAGGGAAGGCAAGAAGCATTTCTTAATTACATGTggtgttaagtgctttgcaaaggtTATCTTGTTTGTAAAATGCACAATCATCTGGAGCTGGGTATCCACTTCTAGTTATCACTTTCCAAGAGGGTCACTGACAAACTAGAGTATGTAGAAAAGGAAGACCATGATGGATATCAGAAGACTCCAAATCACAGCCTTTATAAAATGGTTGAGCAAACAAATAGGTGTTTGTTGGGGAGAAGAGAATGCTTAAAAAGAAAGGCCTGGGAGAGAAGAACtgtctttaaatatctgaaaggCTGTTATATAGAAGGAAGTGAAGGCTTATTCTGTATTTAAATAAAGAGGGTACAAGTCAAAAGGGATTGACATCTCAAAAAGAGACTAAATAGCTTTAAAATTGATACTTGTATATACCCATATTAAACGTTTAATAATGGTTTTATGAAGTATTCCCATATGTTATTGGAGTTTGTGATAGTACAGatggaaatgaaaatatagaaatgttataCTTACTACAATggtaaaagggagaaaagcagatGGACTACTCTTCAGTCAGGAGGTCTACACCTTTTGAAGTTTCTTAGGCACACCATCTCTGCCTTTGTCTTCATTCTGGATGGAAAAAATATAGGTATCTTGAAGGGCAACTACAGTTCCAACAGTTATCATTTCTATTGCAAGGCATCCTACAAGACAGAGTAGAGAAAAGAAGTTTGTATAATCTTGATCACTCTATACAGTAAATACCTTTTGGGGAAGTTCTTTGCCCAGAGACTCCCTGACTTTCATTGCAAAtccataataaatgttttctgttgttttttttttcctgaggcaattggggttaagtgatttgcccagtgtcacatagctaggaagtgttaagtgtctgagaccagatttgaactcaggtcctcctgactttagggctggtgctctaaccactgcaccacctacctgtcccCATAATAGATGTTTTCACATGGAAGGTCAATCTCACTTCAGAATCCCAATATTCTATACAAAGAGCCTTTTGCTTAGGTCAACAGAAATCTCCAACCACTGATACTACCATCCCCATGCCATTCCCAAGTGAAGTGAGTCACTTGACCAATAGTAGTTGGCAAATAAGTGATCAATccatacaatataataataatagagttAATAATAACTCTGAATAAGTTTGGCCCTTTTCCAAAGGCAAAGAAGATTCTAAATATTGATATTGCAGTGACCTTAGACATTTGTAGTGCTAGAGATGGCATTGTAGATGGAGTACTGGGTCTGGTGTGAATCTGATCTCACTCACTAACtgtttgaccctaggcaagtcatgtaTCCtcttatcttgcctcagtttttttcacacttttttcacataatttcaTATTAGCTTTTCATATTTGTAAACATGTAAGACTTAAAAATGCTGAATGTACAACTTCAGGCAATATCACAAAGTCCTACCGTTGGATAAggtaaaaagaattatttcagatctcttctcttcattggccaaaaatgaaaataactcctcTTTCCAACAGCATGAACAATGATTGTAGAGCAGTGCTGTCATACTTATATTAACCCCCATGTAGTGTCATCCTTGAATGAAAGCTAGACCACAGAACAAAGAAGTACTGAATGGACAGCAACAGATAAGAACTCCTAACACCAGCTACATTAGCAAACTCTTTTACTCAGTTATCTTTCCCAGATCAGCCTCAGTCTTCTGATCTACAGTTAGAACACAAGAGTTAATCAGCCACTTCCAGCCTCACAGAAGGTTGTAAAGATTAGATATTACCTAAAAAGCACTTAAAGAGTTGGTCCAGAAGtcaatatatgaatatacacaccAAAATAATactgtttaataaaaaaaataaaccctttgtagacacttaataaatgtttattgattgggcAACTTCTAAGAAATTCAAAGCCCTTTGCACAAAGAATAGCTAAGAAATTTTCAGGccaataaaaattattgattttttttggttatataatTGGAGGGAAAAAGAAGTCAACATGGGCAGAACATGTGAGAATTAACTAGCTGGAAGTGACTGCTAGAATTAACATCAGCTAGACTATTTACTTTGAGGTCTCTAGgtcattttttttaagacttaGAACAAAAGGCATGTCTTTGAAAAGGTGAAAGAATTAGGTCCCgtcaattttgttttctccaaaaaGGAAGTGAGAGCTCTCTTTAAAATGAATCTTCATAATGAACTGTGTTGTGTCTATCCATTTGCATCCCATAGAGGGCTGCTCAGGGCTTTGGGGCTGTGATTGTTTCCTTTGGGAACAGATCATTGCATTTCAGCAAGATCAATTAGATTCTGATGATTCCTTTGGTTGAGAATggaagaattcaattcaattcaattcaacaagcgggttttttttttttttgcacttaatagtattttttccccaattacatgtaaagatggtttcaacagttatttttgtaagtttatgagttccaaaattttctccctcccattttttttcctccctattcCCTGGGATAGTGAGCAATCTGATTTAAGTTTTACAAGTTCAGtcacattaaacatattttcacattagtcattcaacaagcatttataaagtgaatTCTATATATGGTGCTGAGGAATGGGAATAGAAAACCTGAAAGAAAAAATCTTTGTCCTtaaagagcttatgttctatgGGGGAGCAAAGAAGAGATACAACATTtacatggaataataataataataactagcagtTGTATAGCATTTtagtttgtgaagcactttataaacattttattttttcttcaatattattttctttttccaaaatatatgtaaagataatttttcaatattcatttggtaagattttgtgttctaaatttttctccttccctcccttacttccctctttccttaagatacatagcaatctgatataggttatacatgtacaatccttttagaTATATTTCTCTGTTTGTcatattgtgtaagaaaaatcagatcaaaagggaaaaatcatgagaaataaaaacaaaaaacaaaataagaatataaacaaaccaaaccaaaacaaaaaaaggtgaaattcaCATTCAGGCTCCATAATTCTCTGACTGGCTCCAGATGGcgttttccatcccaagtctattggaactgtttTGGACCACCTCTTTGTTGAGAAGatctaagtctatcacagttgatcatcatataatctttcagataaacattttaagtaaataaaataaacgTAATTTAATTTGAGGAGGTGGAGTAATAACCAAAGGAGAATGGGAAAATCTTTCAGAGATGAAGGTATCTGGGTTGAAGCCTTAAAAATCTAAAGATTCTAAGATTTCAAATGTGGGAGACACAGCCTGGGCAAAGGCCCTGAGGTTTGGGAAAAATTAGTTAGGCTAGGTTGGTTGCCCTGCTGAATTTGAAATAAGGAGTTGTGTGAATCCAATGTGGAAAACAAGGCTGAATCAGGGTGGAAGAGCTTTTAAAATGCCAAGACAAagagtttattctttttctagaggCAAGAGAGGGCTACTAAAAACTGTTCTTAAACAGAAGAGTGATAAAATCCGACCAGTCTTTTAGGAAGAagattttggcagctgtgtggaggatggattagggAAATCAGGCAGGTaatccattattatttaataataacctactatgtgcaagacactgtgctaagcaataatgacacaaatgcaaattaaaaaaataacagaccctgccctcaaatccttaaaatgtaacaagggagaagagagaggatatacaaaaggaaacaaagagagaagaggaagaaggtccCTGGAGTCCCTAGGGCCATATTGGAGAAGTCCAAAAAAGTCCTAAAGCAGTGGAGCTGGTGGGAAATGGTGGGAAATGGAGGGAAGATTGGGCTGAGCTCCCTCCTTAAACAGAGAACTTGAAGCCTTTGGCTCTGTCTTCTAGTCAGAGAGGCAGAGGGAGCTTAGGAGATGCTGAATGAGAACCAAAATACTTTAAGTTAGAATCTCACTAATCTCAATGCTGTTTGGAAATTACctgattgttttcctttataagatTGAATCAAAGCAATAGGAACATTATACACagtttatgaaaacaaaatacttaTCTGCTCCTACATTGCTCCCAGGGTTTGAGAAAAGAGGTACTGATCATAAAACAACCAAAAACTAGTTAAAGAGTTATAAGTATTCCATGGTGGATGCGCAATGAGACCATCATTGGAATAGTTCAGGTAAGTGGTAGTTTATGGGCCTGTGTCCCTGTTTGTAGTCTTGTCATGTAGCCATAATATTTTGGAATAGCTACTGCTATAGCCTCCTGCCCAGGTATTAACTCTGGGAagttttgttttccatttatagaaaaaagaccaaaatttcCTGGGTTTTGACCCTATAAGGATGACTAGTCATAGAGTCTAAGATTCAAATGTTAACAGCATAATCATCAACTGTGGTGAACTTAGCACAACCTCATTTCACTATGTGTAAGAATGACCCCAGGCATAGATACACTTAGAAGCTAATAGTGCTGACTGCCACAGAAAATGCAGTTCAGAAATGGACACCCTCCTTGGGCACAAGGGAAACTTTAGAACCAAGTGTAATGTATCTCTAGAGGATTCATTAAGGCAAATGGACAGTGCGACTCGAAAATTCTGTTAAAAACTGTGAGTGGCAAAAGTTACAATCACAAGAGAGGctttagcaaaagaaaaatgatacagGCAAGCAAAGGAATGGTGGGAGAGATTCGATTCATGTGTTTCCCCTAGAGGGGATCATGTTTGGAACAAACAATCACAGGgatttaaggaagaaagaaataggttagagtatttactatttccttaACTAACACAGAAGTAACATACCTCTGACAATCTCAGAACACTACCAAGAAACCAAAGTGATTGATGAAAATGACAGATTTACTCCAGCTACACCCTCTCTTCTCTTGATAAAATCATCTATACAAGGTACTAGGGATTCCACAATCAAGCACTATCCAAAACAAACCAGTAATATCCATATAATAAAACCTGTCTTGCCACTTTCCATCACCTTCCTCAAGGTTACTGACACAGAGCGATAGCCCTAGCAAGAGGGCAAAGATGTTGATTATGAGATGTTGGACTGTTAATAGCGCATAATTTCATGGAATTAGCTTAAAAAAAACCAAGGTCCAATCTCAAGTATGTATGGAGTGTGTGGTAAAGAAATTTTTGAGAAGACATTTGTTGCACATTATGTTCCATAAtagaaatccaagaaaattagGGCATGATTCTAAAGTCTGATTTGTTCTTTGCTTCCCCTTAATATATTTTGTTGAAATACTTCCTgcactatgctcaaaaggctatcaaattgtgcataccctttgatctagtagtgtctctactgggtctatatcccaaagagatcataaaaaagggaaaaggactcacatgtgcaaaaatgtatgtagcagccctttttgtagtagcaaggaactggaaatggagtggatgcccatcaattggagaatggctgaataaattatggtatgtaaatttaatggaatattattgttgtataagaaataaccagcaggatgatctcagaaaggcctggtgagacttacatgaactgatgctaagttaagtgagtagaagcaagagaacattgtacacagcaacaacaagattatgggatgatcaactgtgatagagttggctcttttcaataatgaggtaattcaagccaattctaatagacttgtgatggaaagagctatttgtatccagagagaggattatgggaactgagtgtgaatcacaacataatattttcagcttttttgttgttgtttgcttgctttttattttcttatttttttcctttttgattggttttttcttgtgtaacatgatgaatgtagaaatacatattaaaaaatttcacatgtttaacatatattggatgacttgctgtctagggaagagaggaagaaaaatgtggaacacaaaggtgaatgttgagaactatcctttgcatatattttttgtttcagatttttttaattttcaaaacatatatgcacagataatttttcaatattgatctttgcatagccttgtgttttagattttctccttcttcccccaacccctcccctagatggcaagcaattcaatatatgttatacatgttaaaatatatgttaaattcaatatgtgtacatatttatacaattatcttagtgcataagaaaaatcagaacaaaaaagaaagaaaatgactaagaaaacaaaactttgcatatattttgaaaacaaaaagcttatcatcattagggaaaaaaaaatactttctccaAAACATgattctcattctctccctcttaaTTGTGTTCAGTCTTTTTTGCTGGCTCTTCACTTTTTTCATATTCCtcatctccttctttccttctctctctctccccctctccccttcttcccctcgttccttcttcccttctcccttgcctctcttcctctcatcttcccatgtctctttttatctccatctctctctctctctatgtctgtttgtctctgtctctctttttctctctctgaaaatacaataaacattaaaaagagggaaatatgaGCTCCTAGAAACTGGTGATATTCTCAAATGATCTTAATGAGATCACACTGTAAACTGATCTCCCAGGGAACGGGATAGGAACAAACCCTGGGGGATGCAATCTGAGCAtcgattttttcccccaagttttcCTTTCACCAGGTGTTTCCgctgtggggtgtgtgtgtgtgtgtgtgtgtgtgtgtgtgtgtgtgtgtgttgtgtatatgtgtattaaacTAAATTCCTACATTTGAACTCTTGTTGACATGATCTTTTATCacacaagaaatagcaaaaaccCAATACAAATTTCTCTAAGTTTCTATTGGGATTTAGCCAAATTAAGTATTCCACATACACAGTCATGTTTGTAGTATTCTTCTGTCAttaaaataaggggaaaggaaagagggctGTCATCCTTGGGACTCAACAATATGATACGATAGGTTTTCTCCTtc includes:
- the LRRC8B gene encoding volume-regulated anion channel subunit LRRC8B, which translates into the protein MLSLSELKYIADSQSSCHILKPWWDVFWYYLTLIMLLVAVLSGALQLADTKILCCLPCKVELNDRCVVPLDMFKLNSTPSNSVSQVTPPIRIQNDLHKQQYAYIDAVCYEKQLHWFAKFFPYLVLLHTLIFAACSNFWLHYPSTSSRIEHFVSILHKCFDSPWTTRALSETVAEQSVTVPLRKSRVLFSPSGLSTNISASKQSLHIGQPNMETGLESPTSSVLDKKEGEQAKAIFEKVKRFRLHVEQKDVIYRVYMKQIIIKVILFLIIIAYVPYFLTYITLEIDCPIDMQAFTGYKRYHCVYALAEIFQVLASFYVIMVLFYGLTSSYSLWWMLRSSLKEYSFEALREKSNYSDIPDVKNDFAFILHLADQYDPLYSKRFSIFLSEVSENKLKQINLNNEWTMEKLKNKLVKNCQDKVELHLFMLNGLPDNVFELTEIEVLTLELIPEVKLPPAISTLVNLRELNLYHSSLLVDRPALNFLEDNLKILRLKFTERGKIPRWIFHLKNLKELYLSGYIISDTLSTLSAVQSPAPGFQDLRNLRTLYLKSTLSRIPQVITDTLPALQKLSLDNEGNKLVVLNNLKKMVNLKSLELINCDLERIPHSIFSLIHLHELNLKENNLKTIEEIISFQHLQNLSSLKLWHNHIAYIPAQIGALSNLEQLYLDHNKIENMPLQLFLCTKLTHLDLSYNNLTFIPEEIQFLTNLVYFAVTSNYIETLPNGLFQCKKLQTLLLGRNSLMTLPPLIGELTNLIQLELVGNHLEVLPPELEACPSLKRSCVLVEENLLNTLSPPPTERWHSGLSSGFGNQEDQSSNRPSGIY